In Coffea arabica cultivar ET-39 chromosome 9e, Coffea Arabica ET-39 HiFi, whole genome shotgun sequence, the genomic window GTTAATTTGGGGTAATAATAACAGAGTATCTTTGCAGTCCACGGGCAGCACAGATGGAGGAGATACTATCTTATCTCTATCCATAATCTTCACATAGCCTAAATAGCTACTAATcctcaaaaagaaaaggactTTTGCTATAAGATTACCTGTAATTGCTGCAGTCAAATACCATTAAAGGCAAGCCAAGTGATACAAAacgccaattagaagcttaggGCAAAGTTGCCTAAGAAAAAGATTATCCTACCAGCATTTCCCCACGAGTACTCTATCTTATGGCTTCTtcaaattcccaaaaaaaaaaagaaaaataaaatgattcacaaaaatcaccatagGAAtgcattattttcttttgaggCTCCATAATGGACTACGCAAAACAAGGCTTTAAAACATGCTCAAACATACCTTTTGGGAGACCAAGCTTTCAAGGAAGAGGCCCTTCTTTATCTTAGAAAATGTTTTATAATCATACAAATGAAAATCACTGGATAAATATTAGCGATGTTCCCTGTGGGCCCAAAACCATTCTGCATATACTACCAAGTTAGGTTACAAGAGCTCCAAACATCACAAAGTTCTCAGGCTCCTAGCCACATAACAGTAAGTAATCCAAGCCAATCCACCTAATCTGATTACACCACATCAGCTGACTACTAAGAATTATAAGAATGAGCAACTCGAAGGTTGCATATAAATTGATATTGCAGGTAAAATACTTCTCACGTTGGTCCAAAAAAGAGAACCTGAAATGTATCCAGCCATGCAAAATTAGAAAAGATTTTCATAGGATAAAGATATGAGGAAATACGACAACACAACAAGAAGTAAATTTTTGTTGAAACAAGGAATCAAATGTCAAAGTATGCATGTTTCAGTGCTCATAACAACAAAAGAGTATAATTGTCCAATGTAGacccaaaaaaatgaataattgTCCAATgtagacccaaaaaaaatgatatttataaAGAATAGACTAAAAAATTCCTTATATGCTATTGCTGATTTCGGTGGAATAGTAAGTACTCAAGTCAACCTAGAGGCTTACCGGAAATGAACCATAACCATAGAGGCTACTTGATGAGAGCATGCCAACCCCAGCCCCAGTTTCAGCTCTCTGATCATAAGTTAAAGGAGCAACTGAAGGAACATTGGGCAACATTGAGGGTACTGGAAGGCCAGCAGCACCAGAGTAAACAGAATCAAAACCACCAGAAGGATGACGAACTCCTTCGTTGCCCTTCAAGACATCGTCACGAAGCCTCAAAACTATCTGAATCAGTGCATCCCTTACACTACTAACTTCGCCAACCACCTGAAGACAGAAGATAAATGTTAGCAATTTAGAGAAGTGAAGTTTAGAAAGCCATAATTGAAATTCAAAAACATTATTCAGGCTAATGGGCTTGGACCTCAACGAGTTCATCATCAGCATCGGCACATTTTGGCATCTCATCTTTGGAGATACGTACATCTGCTTTAGTTCTTTTCCTAATTTCATTTATAATCGAACCACCTTTTCCAATAATACACCCAATAACCTTAGAGGGAACAAGAAGACGCATGGTCACAGTGTCATCTTCCTCATCATTAATCTTGGCTTGCAACAACAATACAGCCTCAACTGCAATGGATTTCTGATCATCTGATGACTGCCAAAAAAACCAGAAGTACAAAAAGGAGAATTGATGAGGGACAAAATACATCACATTAAGCGATTACAGAAACTAATTCTCCATAAGTTGACCTTAAAACTATTTGTATGAGGACGCCTATTCAACTTCGTgtcacacaaacacacacacacactctctctctctcttcattcAACCCAGTAAGGAGGAGAATCCCTCCACTTGTGCCTTCCAGATAGTGTCACCAAATACCACAATTGCCACTAGCAGTCAAGCCTCTGAAATTGATCAGAGGCAAGAAGTAGCATCACACCATGATGAACAGGGCCATGATAGTTGCATATGGCATTCAAGTGACACAATAAAGGACTAAGACAAGGTTGTTCATTATAACATTTTGGGCATGTGGGGTTTGGCCGGAATAGTAATGTAGATTGGCATCTCATTCTCAGCCACAACATATCCAGGATTAAGCAAATTTGTTATTGCCTTGACACATGTTTGGATTGATTAAATGGGCAAAGGCATCacttatcaaaagaaaaatatacaATCACTTCAGTTTTTCAGACCACTCGAAACCAATTCCTCCTCTACCACGAATGCACCTCCTATCCATTTTCCACCAAATCCTTTCCTCGAACACGTCAATTCTATAACTCATTGTCCAACACAGGAGATAAGTAGAAATAAGACATATAAACTCAACTAACATGGCATATCCAACAACCACAATCCtctggattatcaataatttttAATACAAATTATGGCAACAAGAAACTATGATGATCGTACTCCATGGCCACAGATTTtgagttgaaaattttgaaagatgTCAAAGAACTCAGTATTGGAGGAAGAAAATATTATCCGTCTATGTTACATGGACTCTCCATTTACCCCTGCCACACCCATGTCAACACAATATGGCACGGACAAGGGTGTGGGATATGTGTCAGATATGGTAAAACAGAATTGGGTGTGTTGACCATAGCAGACGTGGCTACAAGAGGAAGATGAAAAGAAATAGATGAGATGGGATACTCGATGAGATGATATAGTTGTAAATGAAGATGAAGAGATTTTTTGGTAAAAGACAAGGACTTGAGTTTGAGTGTAATAGCTGGACTCAAGATGTTGAGGGTAAGAATAAAAACTGTTACTATAAAGATTGTGCTCTACAAACTGTTACTATAAAAACTGTAATAGCTGGACTCTCCATTTCTTAATGTGCTCTAAAGATTGTGTCAATGTCAAATGTCAAAGCACTGACTCATCTTTTTACATACATAGGAAGCACTATAAGAAGACAGGCATGGACATATATTATCCCTTGCACCCAAGCATAAAATGGTTCCACATCCAAGTTGCTCGCAAAATGAACACTACTGCCTGAGGAAAGGTATTAAAAAGTTAAATGTGTCAACAGCATTTGACagttaaaaatgaaaaagtaaaatGTGTCAACAGCATTTGACAGTTAAAAATGAAAGCATACCTCTGTTGAGATGACAGTGATGAGACAGTCATCACGATTGGCCTTGGCATCTTCTACCTCAATACGAGCACCACTAGCCTGCCTTACACTTTTAATGGAACTTCCTCCTTTACCAATAACACGGCCAATCTTACTAGATGGGCAGAGCACCCTTGTAGTCAATTCCTCAGATTTAACATCACTCCCATAACCAGAAACTACAGGAAGAGCAGATGAATAGACAGGAAATGTACTCCCAGTTTCAGTATAACCTGGAAACTCAGGTACGTGTCCAGGATCTAAAACAGAAGGAACAGCTCTGTGTGGCACAATAGGATCTACACTAGGGTACAGTCCAGCAGCAGGGTAGATAGGAACATTTGAAGGGATAATGATACTTGGTGGAGCTTCTGGTATGGTAGTATCAAGAGGTATATCTTCCTTGGGACTAAACTTATACATGATTGCTGAAATTGCAAAAAGTGCTTTCTTCACTGCCTCTGGTTCTCCAGATATCTATTTGCAACATGAGCAACAGATATCACAAAAGCACACGTTAGCAATGGAAAGATACTTTTTAATGAAACATCGGTCATTTAATATTGACAAGTTTGGAGCTAAACATGAtatctgttaaaaaaaaattgcaaactaAAATTACTTGCCATTATAATtgccacttcacaaccaaccatgACACCATAAAACTCATATGCAACAACAGGATTTTTCTTGGAAAGCATCTCTCTGATCTTGCAATCATCCTTTATtttttggaaaagtaaatttaccTAATCATAATAAATACTAAATTTCAAACATAAAAAGGAACTAACCAGAATAAAGTTGTCAAAATCCAAAGCACAAGAATGAGTTGGATCACTAGTATCCTTTGCTGTAATCTTAATATTTGTCTTTGTCTTGCTTCTGAGCTTCTTGATTGTGCTTCCAGATTTCCCAATAATGTTCGCAGATTGGCTTGACGGAACAAGAATTTGGCATTCCTCCTTATCTTTCCGCTTCTTATTGTCAGACTCGCCAACTGATGCGATAGCATTTGCAATTGCAAAGTGAACCTTGAGAAGTGCATCCTGAGCAGCACAGAGAGGTTGCTTTTCATTGAATTCA contains:
- the LOC113722448 gene encoding KH domain-containing protein At4g18375-like isoform X2, producing MGEFGKRPWKDDGDSKNQKRRTERDQKGNDELIVYRILCPDNVIGSVIGKSGKVINSIRQETRAKVKVVDPFPGANDRVITIYCYVKEKEDVEIDDEFNEKQPLCAAQDALLKVHFAIANAIASVGESDNKKRKDKEECQILVPSSQSANIIGKSGSTIKKLRSKTKTNIKITAKDTSDPTHSCALDFDNFILISGEPEAVKKALFAISAIMYKFSPKEDIPLDTTIPEAPPSIIIPSNVPIYPAAGLYPSVDPIVPHRAVPSVLDPGHVPEFPGYTETGSTFPVYSSALPVVSGYGSDVKSEELTTRVLCPSSKIGRVIGKGGSSIKSVRQASGARIEVEDAKANRDDCLITVISTESSDDQKSIAVEAVLLLQAKINDEEDDTVTMRLLVPSKVIGCIIGKGGSIINEIRKRTKADVRISKDEMPKCADADDELVEVVGEVSSVRDALIQIVLRLRDDVLKGNEGVRHPSGGFDSVYSGAAGLPVPSMLPNVPSVAPLTYDQRAETGAGVGMLSSSSLYGYGSFPVASVLCFGDGCSCTCSWQSHGERGNESREYS
- the LOC113722448 gene encoding KH domain-containing protein At4g18375-like isoform X1; the encoded protein is MGEFGKRPWKDDGDSKNQKRRTERDQKGNDELIVYRILCPDNVIGSVIGKSGKVINSIRQETRAKVKVVDPFPGANDRVITIYCYVKEKEDVEIDDEFNEKQPLCAAQDALLKVHFAIANAIASVGESDNKKRKDKEECQILVPSSQSANIIGKSGSTIKKLRSKTKTNIKITAKDTSDPTHSCALDFDNFILISGEPEAVKKALFAISAIMYKFSPKEDIPLDTTIPEAPPSIIIPSNVPIYPAAGLYPSVDPIVPHRAVPSVLDPGHVPEFPGYTETGSTFPVYSSALPVVSGYGSDVKSEELTTRVLCPSSKIGRVIGKGGSSIKSVRQASGARIEVEDAKANRDDCLITVISTESSDDQKSIAVEAVLLLQAKINDEEDDTVTMRLLVPSKVIGCIIGKGGSIINEIRKRTKADVRISKDEMPKCADADDELVEVVGEVSSVRDALIQIVLRLRDDVLKGNEGVRHPSGGFDSVYSGAAGLPVPSMLPNVPSVAPLTYDQRAETGAGVGMLSSSSLYGYGSFPIGDNSYGSLPTYSSKVYGGLPQSSALEMVVPAHAVGKVMGKGGMNLENIRKISGATIEIPESKFSRGDRVAVISGTSEQKRAAENLIQAFIMAT
- the LOC113722448 gene encoding KH domain-containing protein At4g18375-like isoform X3, translated to MGEFGKRPWKDDGDSKNQKRRTERDQKGNDELIVYRILCPDNVIGSVIGKSGKVINSIRQETRAKVKVVDPFPGANDRVITIYCYVKEKEDVEIDDEFNEKQPLCAAQDALLKVHFAIANAIASVGESDNKKRKDKEECQILVPSSQSANIIGKSGSTIKKLRSKTKTNIKITAKDTSDPTHSCALDFDNFILISGEPEAVKKALFAISAIMYKFSPKEDIPLDTTIPEAPPSIIIPSNVPIYPAAGLYPSVDPIVPHRAVPSVLDPGHVPEFPGYTETGSTFPVYSSALPVVSGYGSDVKSEELTTRVLCPSSKIGRVIGKGGSSIKSVRQASGARIEVEDAKANRDDCLITVISTESSDDQKSIAVEAVLLLQAKINDEEDDTVTMRLLVPSKVIGCIIGKGGSIINEIRKRTKADVRISKDEMPKCADADDELVEVVGEVSSVRDALIQIVLRLRDDVLKGNEGVRHPSGGFDSVYSGAAGLPVPSMLPNVPSVAPLTYDQRAETGAGVGMLSSSSLYGYGSFPVLFFGPT